A section of the Methanobrevibacter thaueri genome encodes:
- a CDS encoding FeoA family protein: MRTLKEVKPGETVTLVKYHESGDVDLRRHLLGMGFVKGAKITVKKVATFGNPIEMSVKGYDVCLRKEEAENIEVE, encoded by the coding sequence ATGAGAACTTTAAAGGAAGTTAAGCCGGGAGAAACAGTTACTTTGGTAAAATACCATGAATCCGGCGATGTTGATTTAAGAAGACACTTATTAGGTATGGGTTTTGTTAAAGGTGCAAAAATCACTGTTAAAAAAGTAGCTACCTTCGGAAATCCAATCGAAATGAGTGTTAAAGGATATGACGTTTGTCTTCGTAAAGAAGAAGCTGAAAATATTGAAGTCGAATAA
- the feoB gene encoding ferrous iron transport protein B, which translates to MSELIVGLAGNPNVGKTTVFNRLTGMRQHVGNWPGKTVERAEGHFKHGEYEYNLIDLPGNYALSAHSIEEIVSRDFIVDDDSDVIINVVDAANLERNLYLTVQMMELGANLVLALNMNDFAKKKKHIIDIDLMSELLGFPIIEINAKTGEGIDELLTTVEKQAANPIDSSVKLSYGNEIKGHLREIQEVIEKDDSLMDVPSIWTAVKLLEKDSIVIEKVQKSKYSSEIFIESDKVSKHLYDVFKESPEEVVANARYAFIDGLMAEAVERPAVETETISDRIDNIVTNRILAIPIFFILMFLMFEVTYTLGEPFENLIAQFFTILANFAAGFISNPYLESFICDAVIGGVGGVLTFLPIIIIIFLFLSVLEDCGYLARAAFTLDIIMHKLVGLHGKAFIPMILGFGCGVPAIMATRTLENEDDRRLAMMLVPFMSCTARLPIYAVFIAAFFTEHNGLILLSMYVLGILVALIVAAILKRTMFKGLSTPFVMELPSYKVPSIKGVLLHTWEKVKGFLRKAGTVILVCSMVLWALSMFPLGVKYASAESYLGMIGNFIAPIFAPLGFGTWQATVAIISGLAAKEVVVATFGTISGMEGDENTGRMNHVLHDLFTPLSAYAFMAFTLLYVPCIGTIGAIRHETNGYKWALTMCAITIVTAYIVSFLIYNVGLFLGFG; encoded by the coding sequence GTGTCAGAGTTAATTGTGGGATTGGCTGGAAATCCTAACGTCGGAAAAACTACGGTTTTCAATAGATTGACCGGTATGCGCCAGCATGTTGGTAACTGGCCTGGAAAGACTGTCGAAAGGGCAGAGGGCCATTTCAAGCATGGCGAATATGAATATAATCTTATTGATTTGCCGGGAAATTATGCATTGAGCGCTCATTCTATCGAAGAAATCGTTTCAAGAGACTTCATTGTGGACGATGACTCAGATGTAATCATCAATGTGGTCGACGCCGCCAATCTGGAACGCAATTTGTATTTGACAGTTCAAATGATGGAATTGGGGGCAAATCTCGTATTGGCCCTTAACATGAATGATTTTGCAAAGAAAAAGAAACATATCATCGATATAGACCTGATGAGTGAATTATTAGGTTTTCCAATCATCGAAATCAATGCCAAGACAGGCGAAGGCATCGATGAGCTGTTGACAACCGTTGAAAAACAGGCTGCAAATCCAATAGATTCCAGTGTAAAGCTATCCTACGGTAATGAGATAAAAGGCCATTTAAGGGAAATTCAAGAGGTAATAGAAAAGGATGATTCCCTGATGGATGTGCCTTCAATCTGGACAGCAGTCAAACTGCTTGAAAAGGACAGCATTGTAATTGAAAAGGTTCAAAAATCCAAATACTCTTCTGAAATTTTCATAGAATCAGATAAGGTGTCAAAGCACCTTTACGATGTCTTTAAGGAAAGTCCCGAAGAGGTAGTTGCCAATGCAAGGTATGCATTCATTGACGGTTTGATGGCCGAAGCCGTTGAAAGGCCTGCCGTTGAAACTGAAACAATCAGCGATAGGATTGACAATATAGTCACAAACAGGATCCTGGCGATTCCGATTTTTTTCATACTCATGTTTTTAATGTTTGAGGTCACATACACTTTAGGAGAACCATTTGAGAACTTGATTGCTCAGTTTTTTACAATTCTTGCTAATTTTGCGGCAGGTTTCATATCAAATCCATATCTTGAATCATTCATCTGTGATGCTGTGATTGGAGGTGTTGGAGGCGTTCTCACATTCTTGCCGATTATCATAATCATATTCTTATTCTTGAGTGTCCTGGAGGACTGCGGCTATCTTGCAAGGGCTGCATTCACATTGGACATTATCATGCATAAGCTGGTCGGACTTCACGGAAAGGCCTTCATTCCAATGATTTTGGGATTCGGTTGTGGCGTGCCGGCCATCATGGCGACAAGGACATTAGAAAATGAGGACGACAGGAGGCTTGCAATGATGCTTGTGCCATTCATGTCCTGTACAGCCAGATTGCCGATTTATGCGGTGTTCATTGCAGCATTCTTCACCGAACACAATGGACTAATCCTCTTGTCAATGTATGTGTTGGGAATTCTTGTGGCCCTCATTGTTGCGGCAATTCTTAAAAGGACAATGTTTAAAGGACTGTCCACTCCGTTTGTAATGGAACTTCCATCATATAAGGTTCCTTCCATTAAAGGTGTATTGCTGCACACTTGGGAAAAGGTAAAAGGATTCTTAAGAAAGGCAGGTACAGTTATTCTGGTCTGTTCCATGGTATTGTGGGCTTTAAGCATGTTCCCATTAGGCGTTAAGTATGCGTCCGCAGAAAGTTACCTGGGCATGATTGGTAACTTCATCGCTCCGATTTTCGCTCCGTTAGGATTTGGAACCTGGCAGGCCACTGTGGCAATAATTTCAGGGCTTGCGGCCAAGGAAGTTGTGGTTGCAACCTTCGGTACCATTTCAGGCATGGAAGGGGATGAGAACACCGGCAGAATGAATCATGTGCTCCATGACCTTTTCACTCCCCTATCAGCGTATGCATTCATGGCATTCACATTGCTATATGTGCCATGTATAGGTACAATAGGTGCCATTAGGCATGAAACCAATGGCTATAAATGGGCGTTGACCATGTGTGCAATAACAATTGTGACCGCTTACATCGTTTCGTTCCTGATTTACAATGTTGGACTGTTTTTAGGATTCGGATAG
- the feoB gene encoding ferrous iron transport protein B translates to MTKLIVGLAGNPNVGKTTVFNGLTGMRQHVGNWPGKTVERAEGHFKHGSYDYDVIDLPGNYALSAHSMEEIVSRDFIVDDGSDVIINVVDAANLERNLYLTVQMMELGANLVMALNMNDFAKKKDHIIDVKLMSELLGFPVVEINAKTGDGFDELLSTVEKQAANPIDTSAKLSYGNELKEHLGDMQALIEKDSNLLDVPSVWTAIKLLEKDPIVIEKVQGSSQKSAIMTETDKVAGHLHTIFNEGAEEVVANARYAFIGGLMAEAVKKPAVEKETTTDKIDKIVTNRILAIPIFLVIMYAMFQFTYTLGAPFQDMIDQAFGMLAEWVGSFIANEYLASFICDGIIGGVGGVLTFLPIIILMFLFLSILEDCGYLARAAFTLDIFMHKLVGLHGKAFIPMILGFGCGVPAIMATRTMENEGDRMLAMMLVPFMSCTARLPIYAIFIAAFFEANHGAILLSIYVLGIVVALIVAAILKRTMFKGLSTPFVMELPTYKVPSVKGVLLHTWEKVKGFLRKAGTIILACSIVLWALSIFPLGVEFGSADSVLGMIGGAIAPIFAPLGFGTWQAGVAIIAGLAAKEVVVATFGTLAGMEEDDEEGITQLVHDTFTPLSAYAFMAFTLLYTPCFAAIGAIKQETNSYKWAATMCAITLVTAYIVSFLIYNVGLLAGFG, encoded by the coding sequence ATGACAAAATTAATAGTAGGATTAGCAGGAAACCCGAATGTGGGTAAGACTACTGTTTTTAATGGATTAACTGGTATGCGCCAACATGTTGGTAACTGGCCCGGAAAGACTGTCGAAAGGGCAGAAGGTCATTTCAAACATGGAAGCTATGACTATGATGTCATTGATTTGCCAGGTAATTATGCATTAAGTGCTCATTCTATGGAAGAAATCGTATCAAGAGATTTCATTGTAGATGACGGCTCTGATGTTATTATAAACGTTGTGGATGCTGCTAATCTAGAACGTAACTTATATTTAACAGTTCAAATGATGGAATTAGGGGCCAACCTTGTAATGGCTCTTAACATGAACGATTTTGCAAAGAAAAAAGATCATATCATTGATGTAAAATTAATGAGTGAATTGCTAGGATTTCCGGTTGTTGAAATCAACGCAAAAACCGGTGACGGTTTCGATGAATTGTTGTCAACCGTTGAAAAGCAGGCCGCAAACCCAATTGACACAAGTGCAAAACTATCATACGGAAATGAATTGAAAGAGCATTTGGGCGATATGCAGGCTTTAATCGAAAAGGACAGTAATTTACTTGATGTTCCATCAGTATGGACTGCAATCAAATTATTAGAAAAAGACCCAATTGTAATAGAAAAAGTACAAGGATCCTCTCAAAAGTCCGCTATCATGACAGAAACCGATAAGGTAGCAGGACACCTTCACACTATTTTCAACGAAGGAGCTGAAGAGGTTGTAGCAAACGCAAGATATGCATTTATCGGTGGTTTAATGGCAGAAGCCGTTAAAAAACCTGCCGTAGAAAAGGAAACCACTACAGATAAGATAGATAAGATTGTCACCAACAGGATTTTAGCGATTCCTATTTTCCTCGTAATCATGTATGCAATGTTCCAGTTCACATACACCCTGGGCGCTCCGTTCCAGGACATGATTGACCAGGCATTCGGAATGTTGGCCGAATGGGTTGGAAGCTTCATTGCCAATGAATACCTCGCATCATTCATCTGTGACGGTATCATCGGAGGAGTAGGTGGAGTTCTCACTTTCTTGCCTATCATTATCCTGATGTTCCTGTTCTTGAGTATTCTGGAAGACTGCGGATACCTCGCAAGGGCTGCATTCACTTTGGACATATTCATGCACAAATTAGTGGGCCTTCACGGTAAGGCTTTCATCCCTATGATTTTAGGATTCGGTTGTGGTGTGCCAGCTATTATGGCAACCAGAACAATGGAAAACGAAGGGGACCGTATGCTAGCAATGATGCTTGTTCCATTCATGTCCTGTACCGCAAGATTGCCTATCTATGCAATCTTTATTGCCGCATTCTTTGAGGCCAACCACGGTGCAATCTTATTGTCAATATATGTGTTAGGTATTGTTGTGGCACTTATCGTGGCAGCAATCCTCAAAAGGACAATGTTTAAAGGTCTCTCCACTCCATTTGTAATGGAACTTCCAACCTACAAAGTTCCATCCGTTAAAGGTGTGCTCTTACACACATGGGAAAAAGTAAAAGGATTCTTAAGAAAAGCAGGTACTATTATCCTTGCCTGTTCCATCGTGCTATGGGCTTTAAGCATATTCCCATTAGGTGTTGAATTCGGATCAGCTGACAGTGTGTTAGGTATGATCGGTGGTGCAATCGCTCCAATTTTCGCACCATTAGGATTTGGAACCTGGCAAGCTGGAGTAGCTATTATTGCAGGTTTGGCTGCTAAAGAAGTGGTAGTTGCAACCTTCGGTACTTTAGCTGGTATGGAAGAGGATGACGAAGAGGGTATCACCCAATTGGTACATGATACTTTCACTCCGTTGTCTGCATACGCATTTATGGCATTTACTTTACTATACACTCCATGTTTCGCAGCTATTGGTGCTATCAAACAAGAAACCAACAGTTATAAATGGGCAGCAACCATGTGTGCCATTACATTGGTAACAGCATATATCGTTTCCTTCCTGATTTACAATGTTGGTTTGTTAGCAGGATTTGGATAA
- a CDS encoding oligosaccharide repeat unit polymerase family protein produces MSLIYSGLTSIFNKISDELRKSFLFTTIFSILEFIEDQWVNSYFKRFYPDENFLNFLNKNIILKEHIFNPLIVLFLFAIFLILSLNPPSTSLVITLIIAFVGFFIGSAIIPRHVPIREVVHFNRKDIYSIGFCLMLISIVFFFISVASVGGIPLLKPSIRYLLKPAFTMPVFLIIPGTCLMAGAYLKDYQDNEITRSQARFRFIFLLVIDCAFLLLLGYRTPLLAAFLIIIIMGFYGNIVSLWEVVVGALIGIGAIIGIGYFRSLGEMTITSSTSPFYTLQSRADFTLHVLNLLDFIGGNFGLTHGHLLASSIPGSDLGPRMMVGKLIAWRTEVTVTPTLIGQMVVDFGKVGVFVEMCLLGFVLGIGFKIMQKTRDFFYIGIYSLILTYSILGIETGILDIQVLIYFIIAVFIYLTCVKRSFYN; encoded by the coding sequence ATGAGCTTGATTTATTCCGGTTTAACCTCAATATTCAATAAAATCAGTGATGAACTTCGCAAATCATTCTTATTTACAACAATCTTTTCCATATTGGAATTCATTGAAGACCAGTGGGTCAACAGTTATTTCAAAAGGTTTTATCCGGATGAAAACTTCCTAAACTTCCTGAACAAAAACATCATCCTGAAGGAACACATATTCAATCCGTTGATTGTGCTTTTTTTGTTTGCGATATTCCTGATACTGTCACTCAATCCGCCGTCCACCAGTTTGGTCATCACGCTGATTATCGCATTCGTCGGATTTTTTATCGGATCTGCAATAATTCCAAGGCACGTCCCCATTAGAGAAGTCGTTCATTTCAATAGAAAGGACATATATTCCATTGGATTCTGCTTGATGTTAATAAGTATCGTATTTTTCTTCATAAGCGTCGCTTCCGTTGGAGGAATTCCGCTTTTAAAGCCTTCAATCAGATATCTCCTGAAACCTGCATTTACCATGCCGGTATTTTTAATCATTCCCGGCACATGCCTGATGGCCGGTGCCTACCTGAAGGATTATCAGGACAATGAGATTACCCGTTCACAGGCAAGATTCAGATTCATTTTTCTGCTGGTTATTGACTGTGCATTTTTATTGCTTTTAGGTTATAGGACACCACTACTTGCAGCATTTCTCATCATAATTATCATGGGTTTCTATGGAAATATCGTTTCATTATGGGAAGTTGTGGTTGGCGCGTTGATTGGTATAGGTGCAATAATCGGAATTGGTTATTTTCGTTCACTTGGGGAGATGACAATAACCTCATCAACAAGTCCGTTTTACACACTTCAGTCAAGGGCAGATTTCACGCTGCACGTTTTGAACCTCCTAGACTTCATCGGAGGCAACTTCGGCCTGACACACGGACACCTCCTGGCAAGCTCCATTCCAGGCAGCGATCTGGGACCTAGGATGATGGTCGGAAAGCTCATCGCATGGAGAACTGAGGTCACAGTAACACCAACACTCATCGGCCAGATGGTGGTTGACTTTGGAAAGGTTGGAGTGTTCGTTGAAATGTGCCTTCTCGGATTCGTTTTGGGAATCGGATTTAAAATAATGCAAAAGACAAGAGACTTTTTCTACATTGGAATCTACTCACTTATTTTAACCTACTCAATTTTAGGAATTGAAACAGGAATTTTAGACATTCAAGTCCTGATTTACTTTATCATAGCCGTTTTCATCTACTTAACTTGCGTCAAACGCTCTTTTTATAATTAG
- a CDS encoding adhesin: MKKFTIIDYLIIILVICAVIFAFIHITNDDSSDLQKTAFDESTVNKIPDTYLKYYKEGYIVNATVEGLNATNNESVTLSGTVIWEDDNGGGDVILLIESEGKTYTAGLYRYNPNADIYIDNIILESNGEKYKNLTEIKVKPEEISSLNDLISGISNDTNYEISTKVAVDSISPTQIQKMTNKLSEDGRMSIKSDNGKMDSRIIITRATKENINDVNSILGNINGISDEITIRIYDSTDDQINAIKDKYDVINIRTF, encoded by the coding sequence ATGAAGAAATTTACCATTATAGACTATCTCATCATAATACTAGTGATATGTGCCGTGATTTTTGCCTTTATACATATCACCAACGATGACTCATCAGATCTGCAGAAGACAGCATTTGACGAATCCACAGTGAACAAGATACCTGACACTTATCTTAAATATTATAAGGAAGGTTATATTGTAAACGCAACCGTTGAAGGTTTAAATGCCACAAACAATGAGTCCGTAACCCTTAGCGGCACCGTCATTTGGGAAGACGACAACGGCGGTGGAGATGTGATATTGCTAATCGAATCAGAAGGCAAGACCTACACCGCAGGATTATACAGATACAATCCGAATGCGGACATCTACATTGACAACATCATTCTTGAAAGCAACGGCGAGAAATATAAAAACCTTACTGAAATCAAGGTCAAACCAGAAGAAATCAGCAGCTTGAACGATTTGATTTCCGGCATATCTAACGATACCAATTATGAGATTTCAACAAAAGTGGCCGTTGACTCAATCAGTCCTACCCAAATTCAAAAGATGACAAACAAGCTATCCGAAGACGGTCGCATGTCCATAAAATCAGATAACGGCAAAATGGATAGCAGAATAATAATTACAAGAGCCACAAAAGAAAATATAAATGATGTTAATTCTATTTTAGGAAACATTAATGGAATTAGTGATGAAATTACAATCAGAATTTATGACAGCACAGATGATCAGATCAACGCCATCAAGGACAAATATGACGTCATAAATATCAGAACGTTTTAA
- a CDS encoding PDGLE domain-containing protein, whose translation MTLIGVALLICVIICVLSPYIASGDPDGLEKSAEDSGVAEDFSVEEINGIPDAIFPDYAFANDPDNQVLQIVALVIGAIVTLALGYAVAEVVRSRN comes from the coding sequence ATGACTTTAATTGGAGTTGCACTCTTAATATGTGTTATAATCTGTGTTCTTTCACCATACATAGCATCCGGTGACCCTGACGGATTAGAAAAATCCGCTGAAGATTCCGGAGTTGCTGAAGACTTTTCAGTAGAAGAAATCAATGGAATCCCTGATGCAATATTCCCAGATTATGCATTTGCAAATGACCCTGATAACCAAGTATTACAAATTGTTGCACTGGTTATCGGTGCGATCGTTACCCTAGCATTAGGTTATGCGGTTGCTGAAGTTGTAAGAAGTAGAAATTAA
- a CDS encoding MarR family winged helix-turn-helix transcriptional regulator: MIEYDDIINDSPFIVNHLISLSKTHDFYINKYIKSETEILPSQYYMLLFLYYEMGETQSDIAKACLMDRSGISRAFKDFEEKGLITREVDENNKRAYKINLTKKGIETAEFIIQKEKEWDEMICEEFDISHDELLKILSKVSLKSLEFNREHF, encoded by the coding sequence ATGATAGAATATGACGATATAATAAATGATTCTCCATTCATTGTTAACCATTTGATTTCATTAAGTAAGACACATGATTTTTACATAAACAAGTACATTAAAAGCGAAACGGAAATCCTGCCAAGCCAATACTACATGTTACTATTTTTATATTATGAAATGGGAGAAACCCAGTCCGATATTGCCAAGGCCTGCCTCATGGACAGAAGCGGGATTTCAAGGGCATTCAAGGATTTTGAAGAAAAAGGACTGATTACTCGGGAAGTTGATGAGAACAATAAGAGAGCATACAAAATCAATTTAACAAAAAAAGGAATAGAAACAGCCGAATTCATCATCCAAAAGGAAAAGGAATGGGATGAGATGATTTGTGAAGAGTTTGACATATCCCACGATGAATTGCTTAAGATATTGTCAAAGGTCTCACTAAAATCACTTGAATTCAACCGAGAACACTTCTAG
- the cbiQ gene encoding cobalt ECF transporter T component CbiQ — MADITQIIRFDDLASQNSPIHNLEGRIKLISTVFIILVCVISKEIFIPIILEILLLVILKIANLSYADSFKRLLMLLPFGGAIIIFQPFIQPGNILWSYSWLHVTDVGLNWAILLLVRMIVTLTAIIIYSSTTPLQEMASSFRKLKMPRDLAMILSIMVRFLFLFVDELAAIRKSQKSRNFSIHSKNTPYKWRVKQVGYTIGMMFLKAYEQGERVHKSMVSRGFSDASEMFDEKRSPEKSDYLYLLTIIAIVIVLEIIIFKYSGQLGYFGQNLAIN, encoded by the coding sequence ATGGCAGATATAACACAGATTATCAGATTTGATGACTTGGCATCACAGAATAGCCCCATCCACAATTTAGAGGGTCGGATCAAATTAATATCTACTGTTTTTATCATATTGGTCTGTGTTATCAGCAAAGAGATATTCATACCTATTATTTTGGAAATCCTGTTGTTGGTTATACTGAAAATAGCCAACCTATCATATGCAGATTCCTTTAAAAGATTACTGATGCTGCTTCCTTTTGGAGGAGCAATAATAATATTTCAGCCGTTCATACAGCCTGGAAATATTCTTTGGAGTTATTCATGGCTACATGTTACCGATGTTGGGCTTAATTGGGCAATATTGCTTCTGGTGAGAATGATTGTGACATTGACAGCAATCATCATCTATTCCTCAACAACACCGCTTCAGGAAATGGCCAGCTCATTTAGAAAACTGAAAATGCCAAGAGACCTGGCAATGATACTGTCAATCATGGTCAGATTCCTATTCCTGTTTGTGGACGAGCTTGCAGCAATCAGAAAAAGCCAAAAGTCAAGGAATTTCAGCATACATTCCAAAAACACCCCTTATAAATGGAGGGTCAAACAGGTCGGATATACAATAGGAATGATGTTCTTGAAGGCATATGAACAGGGAGAGCGGGTCCACAAGAGTATGGTCAGCCGTGGCTTTTCGGATGCTTCCGAAATGTTTGATGAAAAGAGATCCCCTGAAAAGAGCGATTACCTCTACCTTCTAACAATAATCGCCATAGTTATTGTGCTTGAAATAATCATATTCAAATACTCCGGACAATTAGGTTACTTTGGACAAAATTTAGCAATTAATTAG
- a CDS encoding energy-coupling factor ABC transporter ATP-binding protein translates to MEQIHLETKNLSFTYPDGTQALKNVNIQIKKGEKIAIMGPNGAGKSTLFSHFNGLTEPTSGHVEIDGEKIVFERDELLKVRQKVGIVFQDPNDQLFAPTVKEDVAFGPMNLGLEYDEVKRRISESLEMVGMSGFEDKTPHHLSGGQQKRVAIAGIVAMRPEIMILDEPTAGLDPEGVDKVLDILNNLNKEGISIVISSHDIEMVNHFADKIYVLYDGQIIASGDKHQIFSDKELLKKAHLKAPVTTEILYKLKEKGFDVDTEKISIDETVEEIIKSKKN, encoded by the coding sequence ATGGAACAGATACATTTAGAGACAAAAAACTTATCTTTTACTTATCCTGACGGAACACAAGCTTTGAAGAATGTCAACATTCAAATCAAGAAAGGTGAAAAGATTGCTATCATGGGACCTAACGGTGCGGGCAAATCAACATTGTTCTCCCATTTTAACGGTTTGACAGAACCTACATCCGGCCACGTTGAGATAGACGGAGAAAAAATTGTTTTTGAACGTGATGAGCTGCTTAAGGTTAGGCAGAAAGTTGGAATTGTGTTCCAGGATCCAAATGACCAGCTGTTTGCACCTACCGTCAAGGAGGATGTTGCATTCGGACCCATGAATTTGGGCCTTGAGTATGATGAAGTTAAAAGAAGAATCTCCGAATCCCTTGAGATGGTGGGCATGAGCGGCTTTGAGGACAAGACCCCTCATCATTTAAGTGGAGGCCAACAGAAAAGGGTTGCCATTGCAGGAATTGTTGCAATGAGACCTGAAATAATGATTCTTGATGAGCCGACTGCAGGGCTTGACCCTGAAGGTGTGGACAAGGTACTGGACATCCTGAACAATTTGAATAAGGAAGGAATAAGCATTGTAATCTCATCACACGACATCGAGATGGTCAATCACTTTGCGGACAAGATTTACGTATTGTATGACGGACAAATCATAGCCTCAGGAGACAAGCACCAAATATTTTCTGATAAGGAATTGCTGAAAAAGGCTCATTTAAAGGCACCTGTGACAACTGAAATACTGTATAAACTAAAAGAAAAAGGATTTGATGTCGATACTGAGAAGATAAGTATCGATGAGACAGTTGAAGAGATAATTAAAAGTAAAAAAAATTAA
- a CDS encoding 4Fe-4S binding protein, with protein MKVDMEECGVCEDCIDVCMEEAIERRAYTIIIDASKCDNCGECVDVCPVGAIYED; from the coding sequence TTGAAAGTAGATATGGAAGAATGTGGAGTTTGTGAAGATTGCATTGATGTGTGTATGGAAGAGGCTATTGAAAGAAGAGCATACACCATTATTATTGACGCGTCAAAATGCGATAACTGTGGAGAATGTGTGGACGTTTGTCCAGTGGGCGCAATTTACGAAGATTAG
- the cbiM gene encoding cobalt transporter CbiM produces MHIPDGFIPIAQCLVYYVILIVALYFSVKWARSNLDEKRIPLLAVLAAGIFAIMSMNMPIPFGTSGHMVGGALVAIVFLAPEAAVLVFTVVLLIQALIFGDGGITALGANVLNMAIVGGFVGLYTFKGLQGAIGKYPAAGIAAWLATVIAALACAIEMGIAGTFPMNIGIPSMVLYHFFIGIIEAVLTVIVLAALDKFRPDLLAWNQGDA; encoded by the coding sequence TTGCACATACCTGACGGATTTATACCTATAGCACAATGTCTAGTATACTATGTAATCTTGATTGTTGCATTGTACTTCTCAGTGAAATGGGCAAGATCCAACTTAGATGAAAAACGTATACCTCTTTTAGCAGTTCTCGCAGCAGGTATCTTTGCAATCATGTCCATGAACATGCCAATTCCATTTGGTACAAGTGGTCACATGGTTGGGGGCGCATTAGTTGCTATCGTATTCTTAGCACCTGAAGCTGCCGTATTAGTATTCACTGTTGTTTTACTCATCCAAGCATTAATCTTTGGTGACGGAGGTATTACAGCTTTAGGAGCAAACGTATTGAACATGGCAATCGTTGGAGGTTTTGTCGGTTTATACACCTTCAAAGGATTGCAAGGAGCAATTGGAAAATACCCAGCAGCAGGAATTGCAGCATGGTTGGCAACTGTAATCGCAGCACTTGCATGCGCAATCGAAATGGGTATTGCAGGAACATTCCCAATGAATATCGGTATCCCATCAATGGTTTTATATCACTTCTTCATTGGTATAATCGAAGCAGTATTGACTGTGATTGTTCTTGCAGCATTAGACAAATTTAGACCAGACTTATTGGCATGGAACCAAGGAGATGCATAA